In Massilia violaceinigra, one DNA window encodes the following:
- a CDS encoding carboxyl transferase domain-containing protein: MPHIDSKLNPRSEDFKANAAAMQSIVDDLRAKVTAAAAGGGAAASAKHVARGKLLPRDRVQMLLDPGTPFLEFSQLAAYEMYDGAAPAAGIITGIGRVSGQECVIVCNDATVKGGTYYPITVKKHLRAQEIADQNNLPCIYLVDSGGANLPNQDDVFPDRDHFGRIFFNQANLSAKGIPQIAVVMGSCTAGGAYVPAMSDESIIVKEQGTIFLGGPPLVKAATGEVVTAEDLGGGDVHTRLSGVVDHLAQNDLHALSLARTIVSNLNRVKPAQMALSESVEPKYAPEELYGVIPVDTRKPFDVREVIARIVDGSDFDEFKARYGTTLICGFAHIYGVKVGIIANNGILFSESALKGTHFIELCCQRKIPLVFLQNITGFMVGRKYENEGIARNGAKMVTAVATAAVPKFTVIIGGSFGAGNYGMCGRAFSPRFLWMWPNARISVMGGDQAASVLATVKRDGIEGKGGQWSPEEEAAFKQPIKEQYEHQGHPYYATARLWDDGVIDPADTRMVLGLGLSAALNAEIADTKFGVFRM, translated from the coding sequence ATGCCCCACATCGACAGCAAACTCAATCCGCGCAGCGAAGACTTCAAGGCCAACGCCGCAGCCATGCAAAGCATCGTCGACGACCTGCGCGCCAAGGTCACCGCGGCCGCCGCCGGCGGTGGCGCCGCTGCCAGCGCCAAGCATGTCGCGCGCGGCAAGCTGCTGCCGCGCGACCGCGTGCAGATGCTGCTCGATCCCGGCACGCCCTTCCTCGAATTTTCCCAGCTGGCCGCGTACGAGATGTACGACGGCGCCGCGCCCGCCGCCGGCATCATCACCGGCATCGGCCGCGTGTCCGGCCAGGAGTGCGTGATCGTCTGTAACGACGCCACCGTCAAGGGCGGCACCTACTACCCGATAACGGTCAAGAAGCACCTGCGCGCCCAGGAAATCGCCGACCAGAACAACCTGCCCTGCATCTACCTGGTCGACTCGGGCGGCGCCAACCTGCCCAACCAGGACGACGTCTTCCCCGACCGCGACCATTTCGGCCGCATCTTCTTCAACCAGGCCAATCTCTCCGCCAAGGGCATCCCCCAGATCGCCGTCGTCATGGGTTCGTGCACCGCCGGCGGCGCCTATGTGCCGGCCATGAGCGACGAGTCGATCATCGTCAAGGAACAGGGCACCATTTTCCTGGGCGGCCCGCCGCTGGTGAAAGCGGCCACCGGCGAAGTGGTCACGGCCGAAGACCTGGGCGGCGGCGACGTGCACACGCGCCTGTCCGGCGTGGTCGACCACCTGGCCCAGAACGACCTGCACGCACTGTCGCTGGCGCGCACCATCGTCTCTAACCTGAACCGCGTCAAACCTGCCCAGATGGCGCTGAGCGAATCCGTGGAACCAAAATACGCGCCCGAAGAACTGTACGGCGTGATCCCCGTCGATACCCGTAAGCCCTTCGACGTGCGCGAAGTCATCGCCCGCATCGTCGACGGCAGCGACTTCGACGAATTCAAGGCGCGCTACGGCACCACCCTCATTTGCGGCTTCGCCCATATCTACGGCGTCAAGGTCGGCATCATCGCCAACAACGGCATCCTGTTCTCCGAGTCGGCCCTGAAAGGCACGCACTTCATCGAACTGTGCTGCCAGCGCAAGATTCCGCTGGTGTTCCTGCAAAATATCACCGGCTTCATGGTGGGACGCAAATACGAAAACGAAGGCATCGCCCGCAACGGCGCCAAGATGGTCACGGCCGTCGCCACCGCGGCGGTACCGAAATTCACGGTCATCATCGGCGGCAGCTTCGGCGCCGGCAATTACGGCATGTGCGGCCGTGCCTTCTCGCCGCGCTTCCTGTGGATGTGGCCTAACGCGCGCATCTCGGTGATGGGCGGCGACCAGGCCGCGTCGGTGCTGGCCACGGTCAAGCGCGACGGCATCGAAGGCAAGGGCGGCCAGTGGTCGCCGGAAGAAGAAGCCGCCTTCAAGCAGCCGATCAAGGAACAGTACGAACACCAGGGCCACCCTTACTACGCCACCGCGCGCCTGTGGGACGATGGCGTGATCGATCCGGCCGACACCCGCATGGTGCTCGGCCTGGGTCTCTCGGCCGCCCTCAACGCGGAGATTGCCGACACGAAGTTCGGCGTCTTCCGCATGTAA
- a CDS encoding enoyl-CoA hydratase/isomerase family protein, with protein MDYQTLAVSIADRVATVTLNRPDVRNAFNEITIAELSLAFDELGRSDDIRAIVLDANGPAFCAGADLNWMKKMAGYSHAENSEDAAKLAEMLRAIYLCPKPVVAKIQGDCYAGGMGLVAACDIAVTVNSASFCLSEVKLGLIPATISPYVIRAMGENAARRYFLTAEKFSAQEAQRIGFVHDVVPADALDAHVAAIVNALVTSSPNAVREAKVLVREVTGKPVDAAMVVDTAERIANVRASDEGREGVASFLEKRKPSWLV; from the coding sequence ATGGACTATCAGACACTCGCCGTTTCAATCGCCGACCGGGTCGCCACCGTCACCCTGAACCGCCCCGACGTGCGCAACGCGTTCAACGAAATCACCATCGCCGAACTGTCGCTGGCCTTCGATGAACTGGGACGCAGCGACGATATCCGCGCCATCGTGCTCGATGCGAACGGGCCGGCCTTTTGCGCCGGCGCCGATCTGAACTGGATGAAGAAAATGGCCGGCTACTCGCACGCCGAAAACAGCGAGGACGCCGCCAAGCTGGCTGAAATGCTGCGCGCGATCTACCTGTGCCCGAAACCGGTGGTCGCCAAGATCCAGGGCGACTGCTACGCCGGCGGCATGGGCCTGGTGGCCGCGTGCGACATCGCGGTGACCGTCAACAGCGCCAGCTTCTGCCTGTCCGAAGTCAAACTCGGCCTGATCCCGGCCACCATTTCGCCGTACGTGATCCGCGCCATGGGCGAAAACGCGGCGCGCCGCTACTTCCTCACGGCCGAAAAATTCAGTGCCCAGGAAGCGCAGCGCATCGGCTTCGTGCACGATGTCGTGCCCGCCGACGCGCTCGACGCGCATGTGGCGGCGATCGTCAACGCGCTGGTGACCAGCAGCCCGAACGCCGTGCGCGAAGCCAAGGTGCTGGTGCGCGAGGTCACCGGCAAACCGGTCGATGCGGCGATGGTGGTCGACACCGCCGAGCGCATCGCCAATGTACGCGCGTCGGATGAAGGACGCGAAGGCGTCGCTTCCTTCCTCGAAAAACGCAAGCCTTCGTGGCTGGTGTGA
- the bioA gene encoding adenosylmethionine--8-amino-7-oxononanoate transaminase, whose amino-acid sequence MADMPQDWVARSLRSVWHPCTQMQHHANGDNSVPLIPVSHGRGAWLYDHEGKRYLDAISSWWVNLFGHANPVINAALKDQLDRLEHAMLAGFTHEPVVRLSEQLSEMTGKVLGHAFYASDGASAVEIALKMSFHAWRNAGLSDKQEFVCLQGSYHGETIGALAVTDVALFKDAYGPLLRAARVVTSPDARNAQDGESAQDVARRAAADVEKLFEERAGHIAAIIIEPLVQCATGMAMHDPLYLTLVRELCDRFQVHMILDEIAVGCGRTGTFFACEQAAIWPDFLCLSKGISGGYLPLSLVLTRDEVYQAFYSADVTRGFLHSHSYTGNPLACRAALATLQIFKDDDVLNRNRARATRLTTALAPLAEHERVRNFRQRGMIWAFDAVEPDAARAATFSRRFFASALENELLLRPIGRTVYLMPPYILSDEESDGLAERTRAVFDTVIAS is encoded by the coding sequence ATGGCGGACATGCCCCAGGATTGGGTAGCGCGCAGCCTGCGCAGCGTGTGGCACCCGTGCACGCAGATGCAGCACCACGCGAATGGCGATAACAGCGTGCCGCTGATCCCGGTCAGCCACGGGCGCGGCGCGTGGCTGTACGACCATGAAGGCAAGCGCTATCTGGACGCGATCAGTTCGTGGTGGGTCAACCTGTTCGGCCACGCCAATCCGGTTATCAACGCGGCCTTGAAGGACCAGCTGGACCGGCTGGAGCACGCCATGCTGGCCGGCTTCACGCACGAACCGGTGGTGCGCCTGTCGGAGCAATTGTCCGAGATGACCGGCAAGGTACTCGGCCACGCGTTCTACGCGTCGGACGGCGCATCTGCGGTTGAAATCGCGCTGAAAATGAGTTTTCATGCGTGGCGCAACGCGGGCCTGTCCGACAAGCAGGAATTCGTCTGCCTGCAGGGCAGCTACCACGGCGAAACCATCGGCGCGCTGGCTGTCACCGATGTGGCGCTGTTCAAGGATGCCTACGGCCCGCTGCTGCGCGCAGCGCGCGTGGTGACGTCGCCCGACGCGCGCAACGCACAAGACGGCGAAAGCGCCCAGGACGTGGCGCGCCGCGCCGCGGCCGACGTGGAAAAGCTGTTCGAGGAACGCGCCGGCCACATCGCCGCCATCATCATCGAGCCGCTGGTGCAGTGCGCGACCGGCATGGCGATGCACGATCCGCTTTACCTGACGCTGGTGCGCGAGCTGTGCGACCGCTTCCAGGTGCACATGATCCTCGACGAAATCGCGGTCGGCTGCGGACGCACCGGTACCTTTTTCGCCTGCGAACAGGCCGCCATCTGGCCCGACTTCCTGTGCCTGTCGAAGGGCATCAGCGGCGGCTACCTGCCGCTCTCGCTGGTGCTCACGCGCGACGAGGTGTACCAGGCCTTCTACAGCGCCGACGTCACGCGCGGCTTTTTGCATTCGCACTCGTACACCGGCAATCCGCTGGCCTGCCGCGCCGCGCTGGCGACCTTGCAGATCTTCAAGGACGACGACGTGTTGAACCGCAACCGCGCGCGCGCCACGCGCCTGACGACCGCGCTGGCGCCCTTGGCCGAGCATGAGCGCGTGCGCAATTTCCGCCAGCGCGGCATGATCTGGGCATTCGACGCGGTCGAACCCGACGCCGCGCGCGCGGCCACCTTTTCGCGCCGCTTCTTTGCCAGCGCGCTGGAAAACGAACTGCTGCTGCGCCCCATCGGCCGCACCGTCTACCTGATGCCGCCGTATATCCTCTCCGACGAGGAAAGCGACGGCCTGGCCGAGCGCACCCGCGCCGTATTCGACACCGTGATCGCGAGCTGA
- the bioF gene encoding 8-amino-7-oxononanoate synthase → MKLIDAIERQLRQLDEQSLTRERRVIDTPCKPRLMVNGRALLAFASNDYLGLAAHPRVVDALREGADLYGAGSGASHLISGHSLAHQRLEDRLAEFVGAHLESARALSFCTGYMANLAILTTLGADGDAQIFSESLNHASLIDGARLARAAVKVYPHADLAALGALLAASNATAKLVVTDSVFSMDGDIAPLPELLALCEEHGAWLVIDDAHGFGVLGAHGRGALEHFNLRSPNIVYMGTLGKAAGVGGAFVAAHASVIELMIQRGRPYIYTTAAPPALAHALMTSIDIIGGDEGASRRAHLQSLIAAFDEQIDLKRWQRVPSATAIQAIVIGTNEEVLRIGAGLHGHGLWVPAIRPPTVPEGTARLRVTLSAAHTHDEVAQLAAVLNDLERT, encoded by the coding sequence ATGAAGCTGATTGATGCAATCGAGCGCCAACTGCGCCAGTTGGACGAGCAAAGCCTCACGCGCGAACGGCGCGTGATCGACACGCCCTGCAAGCCGCGCCTGATGGTGAACGGCCGCGCGCTGCTGGCCTTTGCCAGCAACGACTACCTGGGCCTGGCGGCGCACCCGCGCGTGGTCGATGCGCTGCGCGAAGGCGCGGACCTGTACGGCGCCGGCAGCGGCGCCTCGCACCTGATTTCGGGCCATAGCCTGGCACACCAGCGGCTTGAAGACCGGCTGGCCGAATTCGTCGGCGCGCACCTGGAATCGGCACGCGCGCTGAGTTTTTGCACCGGCTACATGGCCAACCTGGCGATCCTCACCACCCTCGGTGCCGATGGCGACGCCCAGATTTTTTCGGAATCGCTCAACCATGCCTCGCTGATCGACGGCGCCAGATTGGCGCGCGCCGCCGTCAAGGTGTATCCGCACGCGGACCTGGCGGCCCTGGGCGCGCTGCTGGCCGCCAGCAACGCCACGGCCAAGCTGGTGGTCACCGACAGCGTGTTCAGCATGGATGGCGACATCGCCCCCCTGCCTGAACTGCTGGCGCTGTGCGAGGAGCATGGCGCGTGGCTGGTGATCGACGACGCCCACGGCTTCGGCGTGCTGGGCGCGCATGGACGCGGCGCGCTCGAACACTTCAACCTGCGCTCGCCGAATATCGTCTACATGGGCACCCTCGGCAAGGCCGCCGGCGTCGGTGGCGCTTTTGTCGCGGCGCACGCCAGCGTGATCGAACTGATGATCCAGCGCGGCCGGCCCTACATCTACACCACCGCAGCACCGCCGGCGCTGGCGCATGCCCTGATGACCAGCATCGACATCATCGGCGGCGACGAAGGCGCCTCGCGCCGCGCGCACCTGCAGTCGCTGATCGCGGCCTTCGACGAACAGATAGACCTGAAACGCTGGCAGCGCGTGCCCTCGGCCACCGCCATCCAGGCGATCGTCATCGGCACCAACGAAGAAGTGCTGCGCATCGGCGCCGGCCTGCACGGGCATGGCCTGTGGGTGCCGGCGATCCGGCCTCCGACCGTGCCCGAAGGGACGGCCCGCCTGCGCGTGACCCTGTCGGCCGCGCACACGCATGACGAAGTCGCGCAGCTCGCCGCTGTGCTCAACGACCTGGAAAGGACGTGA
- the bioD gene encoding dethiobiotin synthase has translation MSLNDPIVPVVTEPAVDAEPVLVAEPQPSLAAEGLPSRFCCFVTGTDTEIGKTLVSAAILHTLVAGGVRACGMKPVAAGATMRNGELHNDDADMLVGESSVHLPVNITTPYMLREACAPHIAAKIDGVTIEPVPIIAAYAEIAAASDAVVVEGVGGFRVPFSDHFDSAQLAEQLNLPVILVVGLRLGCISHALLTVEAIIARGLVLAGWVVNEIDPDMRFADENVKALAERIPARLLGRIPYLDQPNAADAAKFIDLAGLPGWPSACD, from the coding sequence ATGAGCCTCAATGATCCCATCGTACCCGTGGTGACCGAACCGGCGGTCGACGCCGAACCTGTGCTGGTGGCCGAGCCGCAGCCGTCGCTGGCGGCCGAAGGCCTGCCCTCGCGCTTTTGCTGTTTTGTTACCGGCACCGACACCGAAATCGGCAAGACGCTGGTCTCGGCCGCGATCCTGCATACGCTGGTGGCCGGCGGCGTGCGCGCCTGCGGCATGAAGCCGGTGGCCGCCGGCGCCACCATGCGCAACGGCGAACTGCATAACGACGACGCCGACATGCTGGTCGGCGAAAGCAGCGTGCACCTGCCGGTCAACATCACCACCCCGTACATGCTGCGCGAAGCCTGCGCGCCGCACATCGCCGCCAAGATCGATGGCGTGACCATCGAACCGGTGCCGATCATCGCCGCCTATGCCGAAATCGCGGCCGCCTCGGACGCCGTGGTGGTCGAGGGCGTGGGCGGTTTCCGGGTGCCGTTCTCGGACCATTTCGACAGTGCCCAGCTGGCCGAACAACTCAACCTGCCGGTGATCCTGGTGGTGGGTCTGCGCCTTGGCTGCATCAGCCATGCGCTGCTGACGGTCGAAGCGATTATCGCGCGCGGCCTGGTGCTGGCCGGCTGGGTCGTCAACGAGATCGATCCCGACATGCGCTTCGCCGACGAAAATGTCAAGGCGCTGGCGGAGCGCATCCCGGCGCGCCTGCTGGGGCGCATCCCGTACCTGGACCAGCCGAATGCTGCCGACGCGGCCAAATTTATTGATCTCGCGGGGCTGCCTGGCTGGCCGTCCGCGTGCGACTGA
- the bioB gene encoding biotin synthase BioB → MSQTQAVSFHPPAAAITLPEAATWPLADVLALFELPFNELMFQAQTVHRKQFPAGDVELATLLSIKTGGCEEDCSYCPQAARYDTGVEAKKILGIETVLDAARQAKANGATRFCMGAAWRSPKERDMEKVEEMVREVKALGLETCATLGMLEEGQADRLKEAGLDYYNHNLDTAPEFYSNVISTREYQDRLDTLGRVRNAGLKVCCGGIVGMGESRLQRAGLIAQLANLNPYPESVPVNHLVQVEGTPLHGMDPLDPFEFVRTIAVARITMPEARVRLSAGRRQMGEAVQAMCFLAGANSIFYGDKLLTTDNPEAEDDRVLLAKLGLVTRASTLESAPKASCGG, encoded by the coding sequence ATGTCCCAAACCCAAGCTGTCTCTTTCCACCCGCCCGCGGCCGCGATCACCCTGCCGGAAGCGGCCACCTGGCCTCTGGCGGACGTGCTGGCGCTGTTCGAGCTGCCGTTCAATGAACTGATGTTCCAGGCCCAGACGGTGCACCGCAAGCAGTTCCCGGCGGGCGACGTCGAACTGGCCACGCTGTTGTCGATCAAGACCGGCGGCTGCGAGGAAGACTGCAGCTACTGCCCGCAGGCGGCGCGCTACGACACCGGCGTCGAAGCCAAGAAGATCCTCGGCATCGAGACGGTGCTCGACGCGGCACGCCAGGCCAAGGCCAACGGCGCCACCCGCTTCTGCATGGGCGCCGCGTGGCGCAGCCCGAAAGAGCGCGACATGGAAAAGGTCGAAGAGATGGTGCGCGAAGTCAAGGCACTGGGCCTGGAAACGTGCGCCACCCTCGGCATGCTTGAGGAAGGCCAGGCCGACCGCCTGAAAGAAGCTGGCCTGGACTACTACAACCACAATCTGGACACGGCGCCCGAGTTCTACAGCAACGTGATCTCGACCCGCGAATACCAGGATCGCCTGGACACCCTGGGCCGCGTGCGCAACGCCGGCTTGAAGGTCTGCTGCGGCGGCATCGTCGGCATGGGCGAATCGCGCCTGCAGCGCGCCGGCCTGATTGCGCAACTGGCCAACCTGAATCCGTATCCGGAATCGGTGCCGGTCAATCACCTGGTGCAGGTCGAAGGCACGCCGCTGCACGGCATGGACCCGCTCGACCCGTTCGAATTCGTACGCACCATCGCGGTTGCCCGCATCACCATGCCAGAGGCGCGCGTACGCTTGTCGGCGGGGCGCCGCCAGATGGGCGAAGCGGTGCAGGCGATGTGCTTCCTGGCCGGCGCCAATTCGATTTTCTACGGCGACAAGCTGCTCACCACCGACAACCCGGAAGCCGAAGACGACCGCGTGCTGCTGGCCAAACTGGGCCTGGTGACGCGCGCATCGACCCTGGAATCGGCGCCCAAGGCCAGCTGCGGCGGCTGA
- a CDS encoding acetyl/propionyl/methylcrotonyl-CoA carboxylase subunit alpha: MFTKILIANRGEIACRVAATARRMGIRTVAVYSEADANAKHVAVCDEAVLIGPAAAKESYLCGDKIIAVALATGAEAIHPGYGFLSENAEFADACAEVGLVFIGPPGSAMRAMGSKSAAKSLMEKANVPLVPGYHGDEQDPDFLQKQGDRIGYPVLLKASAGGGGKGMRVIEKSEDFKAALASCKREAISSFGDDKVLAEKYLLRPRHIEIQVFADTHGNCVYLHERDCSVQRRHQKVLEEAPAPGMSPERRAAMGEAAVAAARAVGYVGAGTVEFIANQDGSFYFMEMNTRLQVEHPVTEMITGTDLVEWQLRVANGQPLPKKQAELGIHGHAIEARIYAENPEKGFLPSIGTLRHMDTPGAVSFELGGTPGGSPAAVRIDSGVREGDAISPFYDPMIAKLIVWGADRTQALARMSQALAEFQIVGLATNIAFLKRLVEGAAFATADLDTGLIERNGDTLFPLPKAAPVGALALAAVALTSAEKQASIGQSHNRADPWGNALGWRLNSAYQRQLSFTDEYSAAKEGKGYNVGLTYRPHGWDLTVNGIDAELAVTAQNGAELSITLGATSIHGAVRVDGDTFHVFTGGRHFVLVYNDPMAHAGEAEAAGGRLTAPMPGKVVAVLATKGQQVKKGDPLVIMEAMKMEHTIGAPSDGLVEEILYQVGDQVADGAPLLAFKAA; the protein is encoded by the coding sequence ATGTTCACAAAAATCCTCATCGCCAACCGTGGCGAAATCGCTTGCCGTGTAGCCGCTACCGCGCGCCGCATGGGCATCAGGACTGTCGCCGTGTACTCCGAGGCGGACGCGAACGCCAAGCATGTCGCGGTATGCGATGAAGCTGTGCTGATCGGCCCTGCCGCCGCCAAGGAAAGTTATCTGTGCGGCGACAAGATCATCGCCGTGGCGCTGGCCACCGGCGCTGAAGCGATCCACCCCGGCTATGGCTTTTTGTCGGAGAACGCGGAATTCGCCGACGCCTGCGCCGAAGTGGGCCTGGTGTTCATTGGCCCGCCGGGTTCGGCCATGCGTGCGATGGGTTCCAAGTCGGCTGCGAAGTCGCTGATGGAAAAGGCCAATGTGCCGCTGGTGCCTGGCTACCACGGTGACGAGCAGGACCCGGACTTTTTGCAGAAACAGGGCGACCGCATCGGCTACCCGGTACTGCTCAAGGCCAGTGCCGGTGGTGGCGGCAAGGGCATGCGCGTGATCGAAAAATCGGAAGACTTCAAGGCGGCACTGGCCTCGTGCAAGCGCGAGGCGATCAGCTCCTTCGGCGACGATAAGGTCCTCGCCGAAAAGTACCTTCTGCGTCCGCGTCATATCGAGATCCAGGTATTCGCCGACACCCATGGCAATTGCGTCTACCTGCACGAGCGCGATTGCTCGGTGCAGCGGCGCCACCAGAAGGTGCTGGAAGAAGCGCCGGCGCCGGGCATGTCGCCTGAGCGCCGCGCCGCCATGGGCGAGGCCGCGGTGGCCGCTGCCCGCGCGGTGGGTTACGTGGGCGCGGGCACGGTCGAATTCATCGCCAACCAGGATGGTTCGTTCTACTTCATGGAAATGAACACGCGCCTGCAGGTCGAGCACCCAGTGACCGAAATGATCACCGGGACCGACCTGGTGGAGTGGCAGCTGCGCGTGGCCAACGGCCAGCCGCTGCCGAAAAAGCAGGCCGAACTGGGCATCCACGGCCATGCGATCGAGGCGCGCATCTACGCCGAGAATCCTGAAAAGGGCTTCCTGCCGTCGATCGGCACCTTGCGCCATATGGATACGCCGGGCGCTGTGAGTTTTGAGCTGGGCGGAACGCCGGGCGGTTCGCCGGCGGCGGTGCGCATCGATTCCGGCGTGCGCGAAGGCGACGCCATTTCGCCGTTCTACGACCCGATGATCGCCAAGCTGATTGTCTGGGGCGCGGACCGCACGCAGGCGCTGGCGCGCATGTCGCAGGCGCTGGCCGAGTTCCAGATCGTTGGCCTGGCCACGAATATCGCCTTCCTCAAGCGCCTGGTCGAAGGCGCCGCATTCGCGACGGCCGATCTGGACACGGGCCTGATCGAGCGCAATGGGGACACCTTGTTCCCGCTGCCGAAAGCGGCGCCTGTCGGCGCGCTGGCGCTGGCCGCGGTGGCCTTGACCAGCGCCGAAAAGCAGGCGTCAATCGGGCAGTCGCACAATCGGGCAGACCCGTGGGGCAATGCGCTCGGCTGGCGCCTGAACAGCGCCTACCAGCGCCAGCTCTCGTTCACCGACGAGTATTCGGCGGCGAAGGAAGGCAAGGGGTACAACGTCGGCCTGACGTATCGCCCACATGGGTGGGATTTGACGGTCAATGGCATCGACGCCGAGCTGGCGGTCACGGCGCAGAATGGCGCCGAGCTGTCGATCACGCTTGGCGCGACCTCGATCCACGGCGCCGTGCGGGTTGACGGCGACACCTTCCACGTATTCACGGGCGGCCGCCACTTCGTGCTGGTCTATAACGACCCGATGGCGCATGCCGGCGAAGCCGAAGCCGCAGGCGGGCGCCTGACCGCGCCAATGCCGGGCAAAGTGGTGGCGGTACTCGCCACCAAAGGACAGCAAGTCAAGAAGGGCGACCCGCTCGTCATCATGGAAGCGATGAAGATGGAACATACCATCGGCGCACCAAGCGACGGGCTGGTGGAAGAAATTCTGTATCAGGTAGGAGACCAGGTCGCCGACGGCGCACCGCTGTTGGCATTCAAGGCAGCATAA
- a CDS encoding 2-hydroxyacid dehydrogenase, with product MRILLHRADGVTEPWVRDFASVLPQAEVVLWQEGVPCAPCDYAVLWSPPAALLDHLAKVKAIFLTGAGVDAILKFGDALPPVPIIRLGDAGMAIQMAEYVAHAVLRYYRRFDEYERQARRGVWSPLPQFDKAQFTVGVMGMGMLGRRVLDSLAHFGFPLRGWSRSQKDIDGVTCFSGDDGLDEFLRGTRVLVCMLPLTHDTTNLLARANLSKLPEGAYVVNVARGAHVAEPDLLTLIRAGHIAGATLDVFRNEPLPGPHPFWDEPRITITPHISALTLRSESVAQIAGKIGALERGEPVADMVDRARGY from the coding sequence ATGCGCATTCTTCTACATCGAGCCGACGGCGTCACCGAGCCGTGGGTCCGCGATTTCGCCAGCGTGCTGCCCCAGGCCGAGGTGGTGCTCTGGCAGGAGGGCGTGCCCTGCGCGCCTTGCGATTACGCCGTTCTGTGGTCGCCACCGGCGGCGCTGCTCGACCACCTGGCCAAGGTCAAGGCGATTTTCCTGACCGGCGCCGGCGTGGACGCCATTCTCAAGTTCGGCGACGCGCTGCCGCCGGTGCCCATCATTCGCCTGGGCGACGCCGGCATGGCGATCCAGATGGCCGAGTACGTAGCCCATGCGGTGCTGCGCTACTACCGCCGCTTCGACGAATACGAACGCCAGGCGCGGCGTGGCGTTTGGTCGCCGCTGCCGCAGTTCGACAAGGCGCAGTTCACGGTCGGCGTAATGGGCATGGGGATGCTGGGACGGCGCGTGCTCGACTCGCTGGCCCACTTTGGTTTTCCGCTGCGGGGCTGGAGCCGCAGCCAGAAGGACATCGATGGCGTCACCTGTTTTTCGGGCGACGACGGCCTCGATGAATTCTTGCGCGGTACGCGGGTGCTGGTGTGCATGCTGCCGCTCACCCACGACACCACCAACCTGCTGGCGCGCGCCAATCTGTCCAAGCTGCCCGAAGGGGCGTATGTGGTCAACGTGGCGCGCGGCGCGCACGTGGCCGAGCCGGATTTGCTGACTCTGATCCGTGCGGGCCACATCGCCGGCGCCACGCTCGACGTATTCCGCAACGAGCCGCTGCCCGGGCCGCACCCGTTCTGGGACGAGCCGCGCATCACCATCACGCCGCATATCTCGGCGCTGACCTTGCGCAGCGAAAGCGTGGCGCAGATCGCCGGCAAGATCGGCGCGCTCGAACGCGGCGAGCCGGTGGCCGACATGGTCGACCGCGCACGCGGGTATTAA
- a CDS encoding hydroxymethylglutaryl-CoA lyase gives MSTLPQKVKIVEVGPRDGLQNEKESVSAAVKIELVDSLSRAGFANIEAASFVSPKWVPQMATSTEVMAGITRRTGTIYSALTPNMQGFDAALAAKADEVVIFGSASEAFSQTNINCSIAESIARFESVAKAAKDHGLRLRGSISCAFGCPYQGEVPLDAVADVVGRMRELGCDEIDIADTIGVSTARKTQAVMLRAAQEFHLDRISGHFHDTYGQALANIYASLEVGVSIFHSSVSGLGGCPYAKGATGNVATEDVLYLMQGLGIETGIDLDMVVDAGQFISQHLGRKGSSRAGNALAAKRAS, from the coding sequence ATGAGCACCCTGCCGCAGAAAGTCAAGATCGTTGAAGTCGGGCCGCGCGACGGCCTGCAAAACGAGAAGGAGTCGGTCAGCGCCGCCGTCAAGATCGAGCTGGTCGACAGCCTCTCGCGCGCCGGCTTCGCCAACATCGAAGCGGCGTCGTTTGTGTCGCCCAAGTGGGTGCCGCAGATGGCGACCAGCACCGAGGTGATGGCCGGGATCACGCGCCGTACCGGCACCATTTATTCGGCGCTCACGCCGAATATGCAGGGCTTCGATGCCGCGCTGGCCGCCAAAGCCGACGAAGTTGTCATCTTCGGCTCGGCCTCGGAAGCGTTCTCGCAAACGAACATCAACTGCTCGATCGCCGAATCGATTGCGCGTTTCGAGAGCGTGGCCAAGGCGGCCAAGGATCATGGCCTGCGCCTGCGCGGGAGCATCAGCTGCGCGTTCGGCTGCCCGTACCAGGGCGAGGTGCCGCTCGACGCCGTGGCGGACGTGGTGGGCCGCATGCGCGAGCTGGGATGCGACGAGATCGACATCGCCGATACCATCGGCGTATCGACCGCGCGCAAGACGCAGGCGGTGATGCTGCGCGCGGCGCAGGAGTTTCATCTGGACCGGATCTCGGGGCACTTTCACGACACGTACGGGCAGGCGCTGGCCAATATCTACGCCAGCCTGGAAGTGGGTGTGTCGATCTTTCATTCGTCGGTGTCGGGCCTGGGCGGATGCCCGTACGCCAAGGGTGCGACAGGGAATGTGGCGACCGAGGATGTGCTGTACCTGATGCAGGGTCTTGGCATCGAGACCGGGATCGATCTCGATATGGTGGTCGATGCGGGGCAGTTCATTTCGCAGCACCTGGGGCGCAAGGGTTCCAGCCGCGCGGGCAATGCGCTTGCGGCCAAGCGCGCCAGCTGA